The sequence cgtacaatatttattttttaaattattgattttttaaagaattgttaatttttttatattaagaaaattttaaattttctaccaacttagttttaaatttataaatttatttgtaaataaaaatatttgatcaaatatttattattaaaataatttattgaaaTCTATTTGgacatgtttaaatatttttttattgttattaatctcattaatttttatcatgtgatatttattttatgaaatatttacatattttaaataattatttattttataaaataattaatagtttacgtaatttctaaaattaaatttaaatatttaaaatcacaaaacatacttattatatatttatataatattttattattattattacgtGTTTAACTTAACAGGGTTGATTTGGATTTGGGTTCATAATCTTCGGGTTGgtcaatttcaatttcaatctgACCCGAACCCACCCAAATTTGACACCCCTAACTTAGGTCGATTTCGAGTTTAGTCGagataagaatattattttttagttttaattccacaaacttttcaaatattgttttgatacactaactttaaattttttgtattttttagttCAATTTTTGATTAGAAATCAGACAAATGAGTAAATgtcgtgataatattttttaatatcacgTCAGTATTTCCGATTTCAAGtttttgttttgacaaaatagcacaaaactttaaaaaaattgaaagttgTCTACCAAAatccaaaatttatatttttttaatgtaatttcTGGAAGTTTTTCTCAACAACtcacattaaattttaaaagtttttgacTGATGGTGACATCCTTGTGTTACTGGCTCATCTCCTTCCTCTTTCTCCAATTTTCAACACTTCTATTCATTTAAATGAAGGGTTTACTATAACATATACATTGATCTCCTAAAACTATatcatttagtttttttttttttaaacataaatctTAAGCAATTTTTTTGTAACATTCAAGAAGAAAATGATCAATGGTttgatttttgttaaaatttgaGTCGATGCTATCATTGCTTCAATCATGACAAACCTCTTAGATAGACGTCCTTTCTAACAAACAAAATTCGTCGAATTTTTCGTGTTGTTTCAGTATTTTGTTAATATATGCAGGGTGGACGCCGAACGAAAGGTGTGATCACCCCTCTTATATATATggaaaagattaaaattttacGTGTAATTTTTCAAATATACCGAGTTTTGCAAGTAGTTACGTTTTGGATCGTCTAGCCCCTCTCCCTTGGTTTTCTAGGTTCCCCGTCGTATATTATGACTAATGCAAGTGCAAATTTATCGAGCTTTGAAACAGAGAGTCTTTGTGGACCAAAGAACTGGAAAGAGTTGTTATGTGGTTGGAGCTAGAGGACTTGaaatttcatcagttgaagatTCTCAATCTTGGAAATGGACAACTCAAACTGATTCCAGGTTCTAGTTGATATCTTATGTTAGATTTGTGTTTTCACTTTTTCTTGGaatagaattttttaaaatttgaaatgatttaaAGAAACTTAATTCCCACTAAGAAGTACATTCAGAATTAAAATtaggaataaaaattatgatcaTAAGAGATCCATTTCTCTTAACATAGCATAAGAATTCTGGTTTGGAAAATTTGTGAAAGTGTGAGACTAATCCTTAGACAGAAGCACGGTATAGTAATTTGTTAGAACCTAGCATAAACAGAAACAAGGACAATCATATTTGTTTAACGATTcaattcaatattttctttgggAGATATTGGAAGAATTCTAAAGGTTGTCCATCGACTCAAATATTGCATGTATGAGATAGGGATGTAGGGAGAGGGGGGGGGGTGTGGAAAGCTAAGATTCACCAAGAACTTTTGATAGAAAAATCAATCCCTCTTTTTTCAATGATTCTGAATTGCTGAAACTGGCTGTGCCAAAAGTTCAAGATTGTTGGATGTGGTTCAAACAGAAGTTATTGATTTAACTCATATCTAGATGTTTATACCGGAGAATGTATGCCCGAAAACAATATCCAAAACGTACATATGCAAGTTAGTTGGGTATTAGGCAAAAAGGCATCAATGAACAACTTAAAGAAATGCATGTGTCCTTGCAAACCAGGAGTTTTGAACCTTTGACCCTGTGTTCTGATTCCATATTGAAACTGCTATTCCCAAATTTTCGAGCTCATTTGAGGTAGTTGAACCATTTGTTTATAATTAATGCATCCCACACATGTAAACTAGAAAGCACAAAATGCACGCCTTGAATGCCTAGACCTCGTCCCAAACCCGAGACCTCGTCCCAGGATTTAGCGGGAAGACTTTATACTGACCCCTGAAACTGCTTGTTCCAAAAGCTTGATTTCACATGAGGTGTGTCCTGAACAATATCCTGAACAATATTTTATATTCTAACGATAAGAATTAGGATTACTGATGAAAAATAGGTCTTTCCCAATTTACTAACGATAAGCACAAAATGCATGCCTTAGTGTGGTTATTTGAGTAAAATGCCATTTCATGTAAAAGTATTCCAATTTATAAATTCCTGAATTTCctaaaaattatgttttgtatattttcaaaacataataagttgttcatttaaaaaattactgTTCCAACATCTAATTCTGCTTATTTTCCCCCCCAAGTAGTGACAGATTCTTAGATGTGGCAGAGCTTCAAGCAGTATGGTGGCTGGATATCCGCTGCAAGATCCGATCACAGGtctttccccaaaggagaacGTATGAAGCCCATCTAATATACAAACTAGCCAAAAAACTGAAGGGTCTTGAATCAGCCAAGGCAATGGTCCGGTTCATTAACGATGAGACCGAAAAAGATGCTGAAAAACGAGCCTGTATCGTGCACTTTGACCCAGAGGAGAACAGGAGAGGCTCGACTGTGGTCAAGAGAGATGACGGGTGGATGGAGGTAGAAATGGGAAGATTTTACATTGGTCAAGGAGAAAACGGGGAGGTGGAGGCTCGGCTGTTCGAGAAGAGTTGGAACTTTTTGAAAAGCGGCCTTATTGTTGGAGGCGTGGAGTTCCGACCATCGTTTAGATATAGTGACAATCCAATTGTTTCCAAACAATGCCTATCAAGAATCGTGATGGCGTAATCTGTTGAAAAAGATTTATCAAGTTATAAAATCTTATTCTTTTTAGTGGCACATAATTATAAGATTTAATTATGCACAAATTTTATGTTATCTACTTGTCTGTAAAGATTTAGATGTGTAAAGATTTAAACTTAATCGATCATGGTACAAGTTTTCTATAAATAGTAGTATTTGTGATTTCTAAACATACACACCAAAAGTTACACAAAACCATTAATTTTGAAGTTTGGAGTATTTAGAAGATTCTCAaacaacttgaagaaattcaaatgAGGTGTTCATAGCATTCTTCATATTCAATGGCTGGATAAAACAATCGATCTATTTTTCCACATTCAGTACGATGTTATTAAGTTTAAACATGAATGAATTTCTTACATTTGATATTAGAGCAATTTTTACCTTCGTCTTGATACGAttaagaaaaaattttgaaaatttaattttgctattttgtgcaattttcgaaattcataaaaaatagacaaaaaccttaatttttaaatcaaCATCACAGGCCGTCGTCCGGAACCCAAATCTGGCAATTGGACCCACCTACCGAAAGCCCACTTCGGGAGGATCGTACACCACTGGTGGTTAGAACATTAAGTCCTCAAATTGGCCACAAAATCGAACCTTTGTTCTACTCGATTTTCTGCTTCAGATATGGCCATCGCTCGCTCTATTTCTAGCCGATCGGGGAGTGGCTGTGGAAGGGAAACGGTCGCCCGGATGTCCCCATCACGATGACACTAAGACCCGACCGTGAATCATCATCATATGGCTTGAATATGGGAAAATTTGATCGTTGCTTCTGTGCAATCTTCGGGATGATTTTCAATTTCCGACCATTTGCATGgcgatgtgtgtgtgtgtgcaaggAGTGGTTGGTAATGGTCATCCTTCCATGGGTGACGGTGGCAGGGCCGGTGAAATCGTCGGATGAGGTGACAGAGAGAAAATCGGAAATTGAATGGGCttagggttagggtttgaaTCGAAAATTGGGAATTTCTTTTTCGTCTGTTAAGAATCCTAGACCGCACCTGCAACGCTGAGCCACCTAAAATGGGAGTCTCAGAGTCCTTCCTGTGCAGTTGGGTTCCCAGGCACCTTTCCTAAGGCCTGGAAATTTCCAGGCCAGCGCCTCTTTTGGGCGCTCGAACGCTTTTCCTCAGGCACATGTTTCATTCATGGTTTTTCGTTCgagatttttttgtatttttctttgCCTAAATTATATTCATTAAGTTTAAAAACATTTCAACAATCCTCACATTAATGAGATTAATACAAGAATGTACGTGATGTCGAAAGAGAGATTACATGGAAACATTATTGCATGGAATAAGTAGCTTTTGCCTTTGAACATTCCTTACCAGAGTACTATCAGATTTACTAGGTCGCGAAGTAAACATTATATCTTGAACTTCGTGGTGGTTTATGTAAAATcaaaaaacaatatatacacGATAACTTTCCTATAATTTCATTTTGGTTTTTCCAGTTTTGTCCAATTTGGTCATAAAATACATCTTGGCTTCATAAGTATTTCGTTGAGGCGGTTCATCCGCACTTACATATGTGGTCTTCTTTTTTAAGATTATTCTACTACTCCGTGTTTTTATAAGCGAAGGAACCATTAAAAGTACAAAAATATACTCACTACATTTGTTGAAAACAATACTCTTCGTCCTAGGAATGAGAAAGAAGTAATTCCAAGTGCTAGTACAAGTTCTCATAATTTAGTTGTCTCGTTGAACTAATTAGATATTGGGATATCCAATCAACAAGGTTGAGTTAACactatgaaaactttattttgtaggttttaaattcattctttttgACAAGCTATACGCTTAATCTATATTCAAGGCTTTCGTAAGCGGATCCGCTAAGttatcttttgatttgagaTAATCAATAGTGATAATTTCACTTGAGATCAATTTTTGCACGGTATTGTGTCTTCGACGAATAGGACAAAACTTACCAATATACATACTATTTTGCGTCATTGTAATTGCAGACTGACTATCACAGTATATCATTATTGAAGGCACTGGTCTAGCTGGTCCAATAAGTAATATCCTCTAAAAATTTGTGAAGTCGTTCTGCTTCTTCTGCGACTTTATCTAGTACTATAAATTCAGATTCCATTGTAGATATAACGATGCAAGTTTGTTTTGATGACTTTCGAGAGACTGTGCCACCACCGATGTAAAACCCGGGATTTTGTACAATCGTGATAATATCttttagtaatttgattgtaCTAGGATTgtgtaatcttggatattaatatcattattcagaatataagatttttacaaggttatctaagttgtgtagataattttatcgtgtgcAGAATTATGAAGCTCGAAATTAAGATGGTATTAATTATTTTGCAACTTGAAATTTTGGGATGAATAAATCTATCACAatccaagaaattaaataaggaaTTTGGAATATAAGCAGATAAAGATCTAAGATTTGAGTCGATACTGAGATATCGGGATAAAAAATCAAGCAAAGAATAATAAGATCCCTAGAATTCGAATTCAAtagtgtatatattttataatttcgaaatttagtGGGATAGAAGATTTAGATTTCGAACATAGATAGCGGATAGATCATGATCTAGATGAAAATTTGATTCAGAGTTCAAATGCAACTATAACTCTCGACcacgatagcagccaacccctataaataggagggcctAGTATCTCGAAATTCACACCACAATTCACTCCAAATTTTCGAGTTCTCCCTCTCTAGTCTCCTTAGGATTTTCTAGAGTAGCGAAGCGCTGTCGCAGACAAGCCGCCAAAGAAATAAATTCGAAATTTCCAGTGCAAGAAACCCCTCTTCTTTTCACGTTTTTTTTTCTctagaatttaaggtaagtgggttattttaaatggttaaatTTTCGGTTATGCATGCGTtcgtttttttgaaaattcggtCGAGCACCATCGTTCTGTCTCtgcgtttttttttaaattttggtacGCTATGTGTTGGaactgtgaggattccctgaaaatgggtggaattccaacatatggcccttcacgatgggatagaaccgttttatggcctcgTCCCCTTAGAGGATCAAAACTTAggaactgatatcagtaaaccatcgAAGGTGGAAAAATCGCAGTGctgttatgatatgaatatgataaaATGTTATGAAAAGCATGATATGTCTATGTTTATATGTCATTTTCAAAattgtgtaaatatttttatgttgcgCTCGAAtagcccccacttgctgagtatttcccaaaatactcacctcTCTTACAACTTTTCCCAGAGAAATCCGAGGAGGAACTCGAGGAGGAGGAATCAGAACacttttggggctggtgatgtGCAAGaccaataataaattttatttcggATTTTGTGATTTAATGAATTGTAAGACGTTTCCGCATTATTTACTATTTGTTTGGATTTCGGTATTATAAAGACAGTTGTTATTACATTGAATTATGAGTtataaactggtttcggtttacACTGTACTACGAGACTgcttgttttcaattgtgtgattgttaaacgacgtcggtgtcaatcccgagtttcggggcaTGACAACCAATGCTAAAAACATAGTCAAAGTTGATTTAGAGTCTTTGGTGTCGAAAATCAAATTAGTGTCACTATATCCTTCTAGCACTACATGGTATCTAGTATATTGCAACTCATACTCTAAGGCACCGTTTGGTTTATTGTATggtataattaaataaatttagtaaGAATGATAAGTAAAGTTAAACTTGTGGATAATTATTGCATAATGgataatatatattatgtttggtattcTTCTCAGTTTTATAATGGAATGGTACACAAAATGGGTAATACCCAAAAAGCCCTTTctctttattaaatttattatatttgatcTTTTTTTCACCTTCTGAAATCATATTTCTCTCCACACCAGTAGCGTACAAACTTCTGAAACGTGTTTCTCTCCACACCTTCTGAAATCATATTCCTCTCCCAAATACCAAACGCTTTTCTCTGCAAAGGCAAGCATTTGGTCGGCTAAAAAGGTTAGTGAACAATTTGTACTTAACAATCGGTTATATTATTctattttcttcaaataaaacCCCAAATGCCGGTTTAGATTGAGTGTCCCTTTGTTTCGCATCTTATTATGATTATATGTTATTGTTGTAATCTTGCTTAATTTCATTATGCTCTGATCTATCGCCGACGTACGATCactcatatttgtaatttcATACCGTATGTAACCTTGATATTGTGTTCAGATAAAAACCTAATTTTTGTGCTTGTAAATAGGTATATTTCAGTAGCTGACTACATCTTCCATGATTACAagaaaagatatttaattaattacatgTTTTTATTCTGTATTGTGAGTTAATgtgttcaatgcttagttgttATGGAGACAAAGCCTACACCTGAATGCCAGTGTGGCAATGGGTTGATGATCTTACGGAAAGCTGGTGATCGATCCACTCGTCCGGCGGAATTTTACTACATATGTCCTGCATCTCTTAACCATCGGAACAAATTCATCTAGTATGACCAGTATCAAGGAAATGATGTGATACACAAAAATAGCATGTCAATG comes from Primulina huaijiensis isolate GDHJ02 chromosome 2, ASM1229523v2, whole genome shotgun sequence and encodes:
- the LOC140963764 gene encoding putative F-box protein PP2-B12 isoform X1, which translates into the protein MSQNYDNWERLVRAVMRDEENRRIAMRPSMESVSYISSASSSFRASSAYNSPIVNGSFSFSQTFEFPAVNPNDHETMARSEPLRVFVDQRTGKSCYVVGARGLEISSVEDSQSWKWTTQTDSSSDRFLDVAELQAVWWLDIRCKIRSQVFPQRRTYEAHLIYKLAKKLKGLESAKAMVRFINDETEKDAEKRACIVHFDPEENRRGSTVVKRDDGWMEVEMGRFYIGQGENGEVEARLFEKSWNFLKSGLIVGGVEFRPSFRYSDNPIVSKQCLSRIVMA
- the LOC140963764 gene encoding putative F-box protein PP2-B12 isoform X3, with the translated sequence MSQNYDNWERLVRAVMRDEENRRIAMRPSMESVSYISSASSSFRASSAYNSPIVNGSFSFSQTFEFPAVNPNDHETMARSEPLRVFVDQRTGKSCYVVGARGLEISSVEDSQSWKWTTQTDSRFLDVAELQAVWWLDIRCKIRSQVFPQRRTYEAHLIYKLAKKLKGLESAKAMVRFINDETEKDAEKRACIVHFDPEENRRGSTVVKRDDGWMEVEMGRFYIGQGENGEVEARLFEKSWNFLKSGLIVGGVEFRPSFRYSDNPIVSKQCLSRIVMA
- the LOC140963764 gene encoding putative F-box protein PP2-B12 isoform X2; its protein translation is MSQNYDNWERLVRAVMRDEENRRIAMRPSMESVSYISSASSSFRASSAYNSPIVNGSFSFSQTFEFPAVNPNDHETMARSEPLRVFVDQRTGKSCYVVGARGLEISSVEDSQSWKWTTQTDSSDRFLDVAELQAVWWLDIRCKIRSQVFPQRRTYEAHLIYKLAKKLKGLESAKAMVRFINDETEKDAEKRACIVHFDPEENRRGSTVVKRDDGWMEVEMGRFYIGQGENGEVEARLFEKSWNFLKSGLIVGGVEFRPSFRYSDNPIVSKQCLSRIVMA